In Podospora pseudoanserina strain CBS 124.78 chromosome 5, whole genome shotgun sequence, a single window of DNA contains:
- the HNT1 gene encoding Adenosine 5'-monophosphoramidase (COG:T; EggNog:ENOG503P2XN; BUSCO:EOG092658WY) yields MSTKMSAACIFCKIIKGEIPCFKLFESDKTLAFLDINPLSKGHALVIPKHHGEKLTDIPDDQLGEILPVVKRLAAATGAKDWNLLQNNGKLAHQEVGHVHFHMIPKPNEKEGLGVGWPMQATDMDKLKALFEDIKGKM; encoded by the exons ATGTCAACCAAAATGTCTGCCGCCTGCATCTTCTGCAAGATCATCAAGG GTGAAATCCCCTGCTTTAAACTCTTCGAATCAGACAAaaccctcgccttcctcgacatcaaccccctATCCAAAGGCCACGCCCTCGTCATCCCCAAGCACCACGGCGAGAAGCTCACCGACATCCCCGACGACCAGCTCGGCGAGATCTTGCCCGTCGTCAAAAGGCTCGCTGCCGCCACCGGCGCCAAGGACTGGAACCTGCTGCAAAACAACGGCAAGCTGGCTCATCAGGAGGTCGGGCATGTGCACTTCCACATGATCCCCAAGCCGAACGAGAAGGAGGGGCTGGGTGTTGGGTGGCCGATGCAGGCGACTGATATGGATAAGCTCAAGGCGTTGTTTGAGGATATCAAGGGGAAGATGTAA